From the genome of Mycobacterium dioxanotrophicus, one region includes:
- a CDS encoding cob(I)yrinic acid a,c-diamide adenosyltransferase: protein MAVHLTRIYTRTGDDGTTGLSDFSRVAKNDARLIAYADCDEANAAIGVAIAMGQPGDELLAVLRQIQNDLFDAGADLSTPVVENPKYPPLRITQDYIDRLERWCDEFNEPLPALNSFILPGGSPLSALLHVARTVARRAERSAWTAVAEHGDGVSILPAKYLNRLSDLLFILSRVANPDGDVLWKPGQRQ from the coding sequence ATGGCTGTTCACCTCACCCGCATCTACACCCGCACCGGTGACGACGGCACCACCGGCCTCAGCGATTTCAGCCGGGTCGCGAAGAACGACGCGAGGCTGATCGCGTACGCAGATTGTGACGAAGCCAACGCCGCCATCGGCGTTGCGATCGCCATGGGGCAACCCGGCGACGAACTGCTGGCTGTTCTGCGGCAGATCCAGAACGATCTGTTCGACGCCGGCGCCGACCTGTCCACCCCGGTGGTGGAGAACCCGAAATATCCGCCACTGCGGATCACGCAGGACTACATCGACCGGCTGGAACGCTGGTGCGATGAGTTCAACGAGCCACTGCCTGCACTGAATTCGTTCATCTTGCCGGGCGGCTCACCGCTCTCCGCACTGCTGCATGTGGCACGGACCGTGGCCCGGCGAGCGGAACGATCGGCCTGGACCGCGGTCGCAGAGCACGGCGACGGTGTGAGCATCCTGCCGGCGAAGTACCTCAACCGGCTGTCCGACCTGCTGTTCATCCTGTCCCGAGTCGCCAACCCGGATGGCGACGTGCTGTGGAAGCCAGGCCAGCGTCAATAA
- the murA gene encoding UDP-N-acetylglucosamine 1-carboxyvinyltransferase, which translates to MSERFVVTGGNRLSGEVAVSGAKNSVLKLMAAALLAEGTSTITNCPDILDVPLMAEVLRGLGATVELNGGTVRITSPDELKYDADFAAVRQFRASVCVLGPLVGRCKKARVALPGGDAIGSRPLDMHQSGLRQLGARCSIEHGCVVAEADHLRGAEIQLEFPSVGATENILMAAVLAEGVTTIHNVAREPDIVDICAMLNQMGAQVSGAGTSTLTITGVDRLYPTEHRVIGDRIVAATWGIAAAMTRGDISVTGVDPQHLQLVLHKLHDAGATVTQNDDGFRVVQYERPKAVNVATLPFPGFPTDLQPMAIGLASIADGTSMITENVFEARFRFVEEMIRLGADARTDGHHAVIRGIPQLSSAPVWSSDIRAGAGLVLAGLVADGDTEVHDVFHIDRGYPLFVENLISLGAEIERVS; encoded by the coding sequence GTGAGCGAGCGATTCGTGGTGACCGGCGGAAACCGGTTGTCGGGCGAAGTTGCTGTCAGCGGAGCGAAGAACAGCGTGCTGAAGTTGATGGCAGCCGCGCTGCTGGCGGAGGGCACCAGCACGATCACCAACTGCCCGGACATCCTGGATGTGCCGTTGATGGCGGAGGTGTTGCGTGGCCTGGGCGCCACCGTCGAGTTGAACGGTGGGACGGTTCGGATCACGTCTCCCGACGAACTCAAGTACGACGCAGACTTCGCCGCGGTCAGACAGTTCCGAGCTTCGGTCTGCGTCCTCGGCCCGCTGGTCGGGCGGTGCAAGAAGGCCCGGGTCGCGTTGCCCGGCGGCGACGCCATCGGTTCGCGTCCGCTGGACATGCATCAGTCGGGACTGCGGCAGCTCGGTGCGCGATGCAGCATCGAACACGGCTGCGTGGTGGCCGAGGCAGATCATCTGCGCGGTGCCGAGATCCAACTGGAGTTCCCCTCGGTGGGTGCGACCGAGAACATCCTGATGGCGGCGGTTTTGGCAGAGGGCGTCACGACGATCCACAACGTGGCGCGCGAACCGGACATCGTCGACATCTGCGCGATGCTCAACCAGATGGGCGCCCAGGTCAGTGGGGCGGGTACGTCGACGTTGACCATCACCGGCGTCGACCGGCTGTACCCCACGGAACATCGGGTGATCGGCGATCGCATCGTCGCCGCGACGTGGGGGATTGCGGCAGCGATGACGCGCGGCGACATATCCGTGACCGGCGTCGATCCGCAGCACCTGCAGTTGGTGCTGCACAAACTGCACGACGCAGGCGCGACTGTCACCCAGAACGACGACGGTTTCCGGGTGGTCCAGTACGAGCGGCCGAAGGCCGTGAACGTCGCGACGCTGCCGTTCCCCGGATTCCCGACCGACCTGCAGCCGATGGCGATAGGGCTGGCGTCGATCGCCGATGGCACCTCGATGATCACCGAGAACGTCTTCGAGGCGCGGTTTCGTTTCGTCGAGGAGATGATCCGGCTCGGGGCAGATGCACGGACCGACGGACATCATGCGGTGATCCGTGGAATCCCGCAGCTGTCGAGCGCGCCCGTGTGGTCGTCGGACATCCGTGCCGGCGCAGGTCTGGTCCTCGCCGGCCTGGTCGCGGACGGAGATACCGAGGTCCACGACGTTTTTCACATCGATCGCGGCTACCCGTTGTTCGTCGAGAACTTGATCAGCCTGGGCGCTGAGATCGAGCGGGTAAGCTAG
- a CDS encoding methylated-DNA--[protein]-cysteine S-methyltransferase gives MTTLQCRSVDSPVGQLTLAGRDGRLMHLRMVDQTYEPSRDGWEVDDSAFPDAVEQLAEYFAGERTVFDLELHMVGTAFQRRVWTALQSIPYGETCTYGDIAREIGSPGAFRAVGLANGHNPIGIVVPCHRVIGANGSLTGYGGGLDRKRALLELEKSRQAPSLFD, from the coding sequence ATGACCACACTGCAATGCCGGTCTGTGGACAGCCCGGTCGGGCAGCTCACCTTGGCGGGACGCGACGGCCGACTGATGCATCTTCGGATGGTCGACCAGACCTATGAACCCAGCCGTGACGGCTGGGAGGTCGATGACTCGGCCTTCCCCGATGCCGTCGAACAGTTGGCGGAGTATTTCGCCGGTGAGCGCACGGTCTTCGACCTCGAACTGCACATGGTCGGCACGGCTTTCCAGCGCCGCGTCTGGACCGCTTTGCAATCGATTCCCTACGGCGAAACCTGCACATATGGGGACATCGCTCGGGAAATCGGATCACCCGGCGCATTTCGCGCAGTCGGTTTGGCCAATGGGCATAATCCCATCGGAATTGTGGTGCCTTGCCATCGGGTGATTGGCGCGAATGGCAGCCTCACCGGATATGGCGGCGGATTGGATCGCAAAAGAGCGCTGCTGGAATTGGAGAAAAGCCGGCAGGCGCCGTCGCTTTTTGATTGA
- a CDS encoding DNA-3-methyladenine glycosylase 2 family protein, whose protein sequence is MHEDFERCYRAVQSKDARFDGWFVTAVLTTGIYCRPSCPVRPPLARNMRFYPTAAAAQAAGFRACKRCRPDASPGSPEWNVRGDAVARCMRLIADGTVDREGVTGLAARVGYTTRQLERILQAELGANPLALARAQRAQTARVLIETTELPFGDVAFAAGFASIRQFNDTVRAVCDLTPTELRRRAETRFTRDEPTAPGVISLRLPVRIPFAFEGLFGHLAASAAPGLEEVRDGWLRRSLRLPHGHGVVSLQPQPDHVRCRLVLDDFRDLAAAIARCRRLLDLDADPEAVVDALGADQDLAAVVAKAPGQRIPRTVDEAELAIRVVLGQQVSIKAARTHVGRLVKAYGRPIRDDNGGLTHVFPDVAELSEIDPSHLAMPAARRRTVSALVHALTDGRLVLDPGCDWTAAREQLLALPGIGPWSAEVIAMRGLGDPDAFPASDLGVRLAAEQLGLPSEQTALIRYSARWRPWRAYATQHLWTTLDHAVNDWPLSHQAHDLTVQETL, encoded by the coding sequence GTGCACGAGGATTTCGAACGCTGCTACCGGGCCGTCCAGTCCAAGGACGCCCGGTTCGACGGGTGGTTCGTCACCGCGGTGCTCACCACGGGAATCTACTGTCGCCCCAGTTGTCCGGTACGTCCTCCGCTGGCGCGCAACATGCGCTTCTACCCCACCGCCGCCGCGGCACAGGCCGCTGGATTCCGGGCGTGCAAACGATGCAGGCCTGATGCCTCGCCGGGATCTCCGGAATGGAACGTGCGGGGCGATGCGGTCGCCCGATGCATGCGGCTCATCGCCGACGGCACCGTGGACCGTGAGGGTGTCACAGGGCTGGCGGCACGCGTCGGCTACACCACGCGGCAGCTGGAACGCATCTTGCAGGCCGAGCTGGGCGCCAACCCACTGGCGTTGGCCCGCGCGCAGCGCGCCCAGACCGCGCGGGTACTGATCGAGACCACCGAATTGCCGTTCGGCGACGTCGCTTTCGCGGCGGGCTTCGCCAGCATCCGCCAGTTCAACGACACAGTCCGGGCCGTGTGCGATCTGACGCCGACCGAACTGCGCCGGCGTGCGGAAACCCGATTCACCCGCGACGAGCCCACCGCACCCGGCGTGATCTCGCTCCGGCTGCCGGTCCGCATCCCGTTCGCGTTCGAGGGCCTGTTCGGTCACCTGGCGGCCAGTGCGGCGCCGGGACTGGAGGAGGTACGCGACGGCTGGCTTCGCCGCTCGCTGCGGTTGCCGCACGGTCACGGCGTGGTGAGCCTGCAACCGCAGCCCGATCATGTCCGATGCCGGCTGGTGCTCGACGACTTCCGCGACCTGGCCGCCGCCATCGCGCGGTGCCGTCGGCTGCTGGACCTCGATGCCGACCCCGAGGCCGTGGTCGACGCGCTGGGCGCCGATCAGGACCTGGCCGCTGTGGTGGCCAAGGCACCTGGCCAACGTATCCCTCGCACCGTCGACGAGGCCGAGTTGGCGATCAGGGTGGTGCTCGGCCAGCAGGTGTCCATCAAGGCGGCACGCACCCACGTGGGCCGGCTCGTGAAGGCCTATGGGCGCCCCATCCGCGACGACAACGGCGGACTGACTCATGTCTTCCCCGACGTCGCGGAGCTCTCCGAGATCGACCCATCCCACCTGGCCATGCCTGCCGCACGTCGACGGACGGTCAGCGCCCTGGTTCATGCGTTGACCGACGGCCGGCTGGTCCTCGACCCGGGCTGCGACTGGACGGCAGCCCGTGAGCAGTTGCTCGCGCTGCCCGGGATAGGACCATGGAGTGCCGAGGTGATCGCGATGCGCGGGCTCGGGGATCCCGACGCGTTCCCAGCCAGCGACCTCGGCGTGAGGCTGGCCGCCGAACAACTCGGGCTGCCGTCGGAGCAGACGGCGCTCATCCGCTACAGCGCCCGTTGGCGGCCTTGGCGGGCGTACGCGACGCAGCATTTGTGGACCACGCTCGACCACGCAGTCAATGACTGGCCACTATCCCATCAGGCTCACGATCTGACAGTTCAGGAGACACTATGA
- a CDS encoding adenylate/guanylate cyclase domain-containing protein codes for MMADKSVAKRLGWVLETLTRQSSRLQDEPAYGSWILGRVSESQRRRRVRIQIILTTFVIVANLLGIGVSLLIVTLVFPTPSVFAPDVRLVTFAIAPAYVAAALVVGVVWATNRVINYVRWSLQGRPPSRADQRNTFLAPGRLTTVLLILWGVGTALLTTLYGLVDSNYIPKFLLGISFPGIVVSVSCYMFTEFALRPVAAQALEAGPPPIRLSSGIMGRTMVVWALGSGVPILGILLAAMFALALQNLTPTQFAVAVMVLAVFALVFGFILMWIATWLTAAPIRVVRAALRRVEDGDLNTNLVVFDGTELGQMQRGFNSMVQGLRERERVRDLFGRHVGREVAELAEKQKPVLGGEERHAAVIFVDVIGSSQLVTSRPATEVVTLLNRFFAVIVDEVERHQGLVNKFEGDAVLAVFGAPVRLEHAEDEALAAARAIAERLRSAVPELSAGIGVAAGQVVAGNVGAKERFEYTVIGEPVNEAARLCELSKSVPGHLVASSDTIANATDAEKARWSLGDTVTLRGLDEPTQLAVPV; via the coding sequence ATGATGGCCGACAAATCCGTGGCGAAGCGGCTGGGCTGGGTACTGGAAACCCTGACCCGGCAGAGCAGCAGACTCCAGGACGAGCCGGCGTACGGATCGTGGATCCTGGGCCGCGTTTCCGAGAGCCAACGCCGACGCCGCGTGCGGATTCAGATCATCCTGACGACGTTCGTCATCGTCGCGAACCTCCTGGGCATCGGGGTCTCTCTGCTGATCGTGACCCTGGTGTTCCCGACCCCGAGCGTGTTCGCTCCGGACGTCCGGTTGGTCACCTTCGCCATCGCCCCGGCGTATGTCGCCGCGGCGTTGGTCGTCGGCGTCGTGTGGGCGACCAACCGGGTGATCAACTATGTGCGGTGGTCGCTGCAGGGACGGCCGCCGAGCCGCGCGGATCAGCGCAACACCTTCCTCGCGCCGGGCCGCCTGACCACCGTCCTGTTGATCCTGTGGGGTGTCGGCACCGCGCTGCTCACCACGCTCTACGGTCTTGTCGACAGCAACTACATCCCGAAGTTCCTGCTGGGCATCAGTTTTCCCGGCATCGTCGTGTCCGTCAGCTGCTACATGTTCACCGAGTTCGCACTGCGTCCGGTCGCCGCTCAGGCGCTGGAGGCGGGCCCGCCGCCGATACGGCTGTCCTCGGGCATCATGGGCCGCACCATGGTGGTGTGGGCGCTGGGCTCCGGCGTGCCGATCCTCGGCATCCTGCTTGCCGCGATGTTCGCGCTGGCGCTGCAGAACCTCACCCCCACCCAGTTCGCGGTCGCCGTCATGGTGCTCGCGGTGTTCGCGCTGGTGTTCGGTTTCATCCTGATGTGGATTGCCACCTGGCTGACCGCGGCGCCGATCCGCGTGGTCCGGGCCGCGTTGCGACGGGTTGAGGACGGCGATCTCAACACCAACCTCGTCGTGTTCGACGGCACCGAACTCGGTCAGATGCAACGCGGATTCAACTCCATGGTGCAGGGACTCCGAGAGCGCGAACGCGTGCGCGATCTGTTCGGCCGCCACGTCGGCCGAGAGGTGGCCGAGCTGGCGGAAAAACAGAAGCCGGTGCTCGGCGGCGAAGAACGCCATGCCGCAGTCATTTTCGTCGACGTGATCGGTTCGAGTCAGCTGGTGACGAGCCGGCCGGCGACCGAAGTGGTCACCCTGCTCAACCGGTTTTTCGCGGTGATCGTCGACGAGGTGGAGCGCCATCAAGGGTTGGTCAACAAATTCGAGGGCGACGCCGTGCTCGCGGTGTTCGGCGCCCCGGTGCGCCTCGAGCACGCCGAGGACGAAGCACTGGCCGCAGCCCGGGCCATCGCCGAACGGTTGCGCAGCGCGGTGCCCGAACTCTCCGCCGGCATCGGTGTGGCAGCCGGCCAAGTGGTCGCAGGCAATGTGGGTGCAAAAGAGCGCTTCGAGTACACGGTCATCGGCGAGCCGGTCAACGAGGCGGCCCGGCTGTGCGAGTTGTCCAAATCCGTGCCGGGTCATCTCGTGGCGTCATCGGACACCATCGCCAATGCCACCGACGCCGAAAAGGCGCGCTGGTCGTTGGGCGACACCGTCACGCTGCGCGGCCTCGATGAACCGACCCAACTGGCGGTACCGGTCTGA
- the nucS gene encoding endonuclease NucS, with product MRLVIAQCTVDYVGRLTAHLPSARRLLLFKADGSVSVHADDRAYKPLNWMSPPCWVTEEGADDSAGPSPVVWVVENKAGEQLRITVEDVEHDSSHELGVDPGLVKDGVEAHLQALLAEHVELLGTGYTLVRREYPTAIGPVDLLCRDELGGSVAVEIKRRGEIDGVEQLTRYLELLNRDSVLAPVAGVFAAQQIKPQARTLATDRGIRCVTLDYDQMRGMDSTEYRLF from the coding sequence GTGCGCCTCGTGATTGCCCAGTGCACTGTCGACTATGTGGGTCGGCTGACCGCACACCTTCCGTCCGCCCGCCGGCTGTTGTTGTTCAAGGCTGACGGGTCGGTGAGTGTGCACGCCGACGACCGTGCCTACAAGCCGCTGAACTGGATGTCTCCGCCATGTTGGGTCACCGAGGAGGGCGCGGACGATTCGGCCGGCCCGTCGCCCGTCGTCTGGGTGGTGGAAAACAAGGCCGGTGAGCAGCTGCGTATCACCGTGGAGGATGTCGAGCACGACTCCAGCCACGAACTCGGTGTCGACCCCGGCCTGGTCAAGGACGGCGTGGAGGCGCATCTGCAGGCTCTGCTGGCTGAACACGTCGAACTGCTGGGAACGGGTTACACGCTGGTTCGCCGCGAGTATCCGACCGCGATCGGGCCGGTGGATCTGCTGTGCCGGGACGAGCTCGGTGGCTCGGTGGCCGTCGAGATCAAGCGTCGCGGTGAGATCGACGGTGTCGAGCAGTTGACCCGCTACCTCGAGTTGCTCAACCGTGACAGCGTGTTGGCGCCGGTGGCCGGGGTGTTCGCGGCCCAGCAGATCAAACCGCAGGCCCGCACCCTGGCGACGGACCGTGGGATCCGGTGTGTGACATTGGATTACGACCAGATGCGGGGCATGGACAGCACCGAGTATCGGCTCTTCTGA
- the mce gene encoding methylmalonyl-CoA epimerase translates to MTTEHVDTRPALSSALVTAIDHVGIAVPDLDASIKWYHDNLGMIVLHEEINEEQGVREAMLSVRGAPKGSAQIQLMSPLDENSTIAKFIDKRGPGLQQLAYRTSDIDALSARLRSQGVRLLYEAPRKGTANSRINFVHPKDAGGVLVELVEPAADEH, encoded by the coding sequence ATGACCACCGAACATGTCGATACCCGCCCAGCGCTCTCAAGCGCCCTGGTGACCGCGATCGATCATGTCGGAATCGCGGTGCCCGACCTCGATGCCTCGATCAAGTGGTACCACGACAACCTCGGCATGATCGTGCTGCACGAGGAGATCAATGAGGAGCAAGGTGTCCGCGAGGCGATGCTCTCGGTCCGCGGCGCCCCCAAGGGCAGCGCGCAGATCCAGCTGATGTCACCGCTGGACGAGAACTCCACCATCGCGAAGTTCATCGACAAGCGCGGTCCCGGCCTGCAGCAGCTCGCCTACCGGACCAGCGACATCGATGCGCTCAGCGCGCGGCTGCGCAGCCAGGGCGTTCGCCTGCTGTACGAGGCCCCTCGCAAGGGCACCGCCAATTCGCGCATCAACTTCGTCCACCCCAAGGATGCAGGTGGCGTGCTGGTCGAGCTGGTCGAGCCGGCCGCCGACGAGCACTGA
- a CDS encoding acetyl-CoA C-acetyltransferase, whose product MTTSVIVAGARTPVGKLMGSLKDFSGSDLGAIAIRGALEKAGVDASLVEYVIMGQVLTAGAGQMPARQAAVGGGIGWDVPALTINKMCLSGIDAIALADQLIRAGEFDVVVAGGQESMTQAPHLLPKSREGYKYGDVTVLDHLAYDGLHDVFTDQPMGALTEQRNEVDKFTRAEQDEFAAQSHQKAAAAWKDGVYADEVVPVSIPQRKGDPIEFAEDEGIRANTTAESLGGLRPAFRKDGTITAGSSSQISDGACAVVVMNKAKAEELGLSWLCEIGAHGVVAGPDSTLQSQPANAIKKAIAREGITADQLDVIEINEAFAAVSLASTKELGVDPAKVNVNGGAIAIGHPIGMSGARITLHAALELARKGSGYAVAALCGAGGQGDALVLRR is encoded by the coding sequence ATGACAACGTCGGTGATCGTTGCTGGGGCGCGTACTCCGGTCGGGAAGTTGATGGGTTCGCTGAAGGATTTCTCGGGCAGTGACCTGGGTGCGATCGCCATTCGCGGTGCGTTGGAGAAGGCGGGGGTCGACGCGTCGCTCGTCGAGTACGTGATCATGGGTCAGGTGCTCACCGCCGGTGCCGGGCAGATGCCTGCGCGTCAGGCCGCGGTGGGTGGCGGCATCGGCTGGGATGTGCCTGCGCTGACCATCAACAAGATGTGTTTGTCCGGCATCGATGCCATTGCGCTGGCCGATCAGCTGATCCGGGCCGGCGAGTTCGATGTGGTCGTCGCGGGCGGGCAGGAGTCGATGACGCAGGCTCCGCACCTGCTGCCCAAGAGCCGTGAGGGCTACAAGTACGGCGATGTCACCGTGCTGGATCACCTGGCCTACGACGGTCTGCACGACGTGTTCACCGATCAGCCGATGGGCGCGCTGACCGAGCAGCGCAACGAGGTCGACAAGTTCACGCGCGCCGAGCAGGACGAGTTTGCTGCGCAGTCGCATCAGAAGGCCGCCGCGGCGTGGAAGGACGGGGTCTACGCCGACGAGGTGGTGCCGGTGTCCATTCCGCAGCGCAAGGGTGATCCGATCGAGTTCGCCGAGGACGAGGGCATCCGGGCCAACACCACCGCCGAGTCGCTGGGTGGGTTGCGTCCGGCGTTCCGTAAGGACGGCACCATCACCGCGGGTTCGTCGTCGCAGATCTCCGACGGTGCGTGCGCTGTCGTGGTGATGAACAAGGCCAAGGCCGAGGAGTTGGGCCTGAGCTGGTTGTGTGAGATCGGCGCGCACGGTGTTGTCGCGGGTCCGGACTCCACGCTGCAGTCTCAGCCGGCCAATGCCATCAAGAAGGCGATCGCCCGCGAAGGCATCACGGCCGACCAGTTGGATGTCATCGAGATCAACGAGGCATTCGCTGCGGTGTCGCTCGCCTCGACCAAGGAGCTCGGGGTGGACCCGGCGAAGGTCAACGTCAACGGCGGCGCCATCGCCATCGGTCATCCGATCGGCATGTCCGGCGCGCGCATCACTCTGCACGCCGCGCTGGAGCTGGCGCGCAAGGGCTCGGGCTACGCCGTCGCCGCGCTGTGCGGGGCCGGTGGTCAGGGCGATGCCCTCGTGCTGCGTCGCTGA
- a CDS encoding DUF3817 domain-containing protein — protein sequence MAAMTRSFDLRTVSGWFRLIALAEAVSWAGLLVGMYFKYLGTPRTEVGVKVFGPIHGGIFIAFVVAAVLVGIAHKWGVGTWILALLASIVPLGSVIFVMWADRTARLTLAGGSAMVLQPGGAVPETT from the coding sequence ATGGCGGCCATGACACGCTCCTTCGACCTGCGCACGGTCTCCGGCTGGTTCCGGCTCATCGCCCTTGCTGAGGCGGTGAGTTGGGCCGGCCTGCTGGTCGGCATGTACTTCAAGTACCTGGGCACTCCGCGTACCGAGGTCGGCGTCAAGGTGTTCGGGCCCATCCACGGCGGCATCTTCATCGCGTTCGTGGTGGCCGCCGTGCTGGTTGGGATCGCGCACAAGTGGGGTGTCGGCACCTGGATTCTGGCGTTGCTGGCCAGCATCGTGCCCTTGGGCAGTGTGATTTTCGTCATGTGGGCTGACCGGACCGCCCGTCTCACGCTGGCCGGTGGCTCGGCCATGGTGCTGCAACCGGGAGGCGCAGTACCTGAAACGACGTGA
- the glgB gene encoding 1,4-alpha-glucan branching protein GlgB — translation MTRSNQLTNAQLRPDPSDVHRLLAGEHHDPHAILGAHESGDHTVIRAYRPHAVKVTALIGADRFPLEHLESGLFAVAVPYTNLVDYRLEISYPGADDTVDVHTTADAYRFLPTLGELDLHLFAEGRHERLWEILGAHRRSFTTPDGVVDGVSFAVWAPNAKGVSLIGDFNHWDGNEAQMRVLGSTGVWELFWPDFPVDGLYKLRVHGADGSVSDRADPMAFATEVPPHTASRVFTSSYTWDDGDWMTRRAELNPVFEPMSTYEVHLMSWRPGLSYRELAEQLTEYVVEQGFTHVELLPVAEHPFGGSWGYQVTSYYAPTARMGSPDDFRYLVDTLHQAGIGVIVDWVPAHFPKDAWALGRFDGTALYEHSDPRRGEQLDWGTYVFDFGRAEVRNFLVANALYWLQEYHVDGLRVDAVASMLYLDYSRPEGGWTPNIYGGRENLEAVQFLQEMNATVHKAAPGIVTVAEESTSWPGVTRPTNLGGLGFSMKWNMGWMNDTLDYISRNPIYRSYHHHEMTFSMLYAFSENYVLPISHDEVVHGKGTLWGRMPGGDHEKAAGLRSLLAYQWAHPGKQLLFMGQEFGQRAEWSEERGLDWFQLDEQGFSGGVQRLVRDLNGIYRSHPALWSRDTSHEGYSWIDANDSANNVLSFLRFGADGSMLACVINFAGTEHSQYRLGLPHTGTWNEVLNTDATLYNGSGIGNYGAVEATDEPWHGRPASAVMVLPPLSALWFEPA, via the coding sequence ATGACGCGAAGCAATCAACTCACCAATGCACAGCTGCGGCCCGACCCGTCAGATGTGCACCGGCTCTTGGCCGGCGAACACCACGATCCGCACGCAATCCTGGGCGCGCACGAATCAGGCGACCACACCGTGATCCGGGCCTACCGGCCGCACGCCGTCAAGGTGACAGCGCTGATCGGGGCCGATCGATTTCCGTTGGAACACCTGGAATCCGGGCTGTTCGCCGTGGCGGTGCCGTACACCAACCTGGTCGACTACCGCCTGGAGATCAGCTATCCGGGCGCCGACGACACGGTCGACGTTCACACCACGGCCGACGCCTATCGGTTCCTGCCGACGCTCGGCGAGCTCGACCTGCACCTGTTCGCCGAGGGCCGCCACGAACGGCTCTGGGAGATCCTCGGTGCGCACCGCCGGTCGTTCACCACGCCGGATGGCGTCGTGGATGGGGTGTCATTCGCGGTGTGGGCCCCGAATGCCAAGGGCGTGAGCCTCATCGGTGACTTCAACCACTGGGACGGCAACGAGGCCCAGATGCGGGTGCTGGGCTCGACCGGCGTGTGGGAACTGTTCTGGCCGGACTTCCCGGTCGACGGACTCTACAAGCTGCGCGTGCACGGTGCGGATGGATCGGTCTCCGACCGTGCCGACCCCATGGCGTTCGCGACCGAGGTGCCCCCGCACACCGCGTCTCGGGTGTTCACCAGTTCCTACACGTGGGACGACGGGGACTGGATGACGCGGCGTGCCGAGCTCAATCCGGTGTTCGAGCCGATGAGCACCTACGAGGTGCACCTGATGTCGTGGCGTCCCGGCCTGTCGTATCGGGAACTCGCCGAGCAGCTCACCGAATATGTTGTCGAACAGGGTTTTACCCATGTCGAGCTGCTGCCCGTGGCCGAGCATCCGTTCGGTGGTTCGTGGGGCTACCAGGTCACGTCGTATTACGCGCCGACAGCGCGCATGGGTTCCCCGGACGATTTCCGGTATCTGGTCGACACCCTGCATCAGGCTGGTATCGGGGTGATCGTGGACTGGGTGCCTGCGCACTTCCCCAAGGACGCGTGGGCGTTGGGCCGGTTCGACGGGACCGCGCTCTACGAGCACTCAGACCCCCGCCGCGGCGAACAACTGGACTGGGGCACTTACGTTTTCGACTTCGGACGGGCCGAGGTCCGCAACTTCCTGGTCGCCAACGCGCTGTATTGGCTGCAGGAGTACCACGTCGACGGCCTGCGCGTGGACGCCGTTGCATCGATGCTCTACCTCGACTACTCGCGACCGGAAGGTGGTTGGACGCCCAACATCTATGGCGGGCGGGAGAACCTGGAGGCTGTGCAGTTCCTGCAGGAGATGAACGCCACCGTGCACAAGGCCGCGCCAGGCATCGTCACGGTGGCCGAGGAATCCACCTCCTGGCCCGGCGTCACCCGGCCCACAAACCTTGGCGGCCTTGGCTTCTCGATGAAGTGGAACATGGGCTGGATGAACGACACGCTGGACTACATCAGCCGTAACCCCATATACCGCAGCTACCACCACCACGAGATGACGTTCTCCATGCTGTATGCGTTCAGCGAGAACTACGTGCTGCCCATCAGCCACGACGAGGTGGTGCACGGCAAGGGCACGCTGTGGGGCCGGATGCCCGGCGGCGATCACGAGAAGGCGGCCGGCCTACGCAGCCTGCTGGCCTATCAGTGGGCCCACCCGGGCAAGCAGCTGCTGTTCATGGGCCAGGAATTCGGGCAGCGCGCCGAGTGGTCAGAGGAACGTGGCCTGGACTGGTTCCAACTGGATGAACAGGGCTTCTCCGGCGGTGTGCAACGGCTGGTGCGCGACCTCAACGGCATCTACCGCAGCCACCCGGCGCTGTGGAGCCGCGACACCTCGCACGAGGGTTACTCGTGGATCGACGCGAATGATTCGGCCAACAATGTGTTGAGCTTCCTGCGGTTCGGCGCCGACGGTTCCATGCTGGCCTGCGTGATCAATTTCGCAGGCACCGAGCACAGCCAGTACCGGCTGGGCCTGCCGCACACCGGCACCTGGAACGAAGTGCTCAACACCGACGCCACGCTCTACAACGGGTCGGGTATCGGTAACTACGGCGCGGTGGAGGCCACCGACGAGCCGTGGCACGGCCGTCCGGCGTCGGCGGTCATGGTGTTGCCGCCGCTGTCCGCGCTCTGGTTCGAGCCGGCCTAG